agtcctctccttccatcgCTTTAAACCTTTCCCGACCTCAGtcaggtacacattcacacccgtgtggagtgaggaaattcggagtaaaaTGCATTTTGCCAAGGACCCAATACCACGCTTCCCTGCActtcacgcgcgtgcgcgcgtgtgtgtgtgtgtgcgcgcgcgcgcgtgtgtgtatgtgtgtgtatatgcgtgtgctaACCAAAATAAGGAGATCAGGACAAGACAGTTACGAGATTATTCAGCGGCTTGAAATGTTCGTGACACAAAACAGTTTTTGCATTAAAAAATGAATTCTAAAAACTGAGTGGAGAGACCgagacagcgagcgagcgagagagagagagagagagagagagagagagagaatcgaaaaaAATGCTATGTACACAACGTGAAAGACTGAGTGAAGATACATCTATTATCTTGAAGAAACATCTATTGTCTTGCAGACAGCTGAATCTGACAAGTCGTCTTTCTACAATAAACACTCCATCATCGCCCCTCCCCCATAAATTCATGACCATATCTCACAAACGCAGAAAATCGTTGAACCTGAATTTGAATAAGCAAAAGTTATAACTTAATATTTTCCCTGCGTTAAACATAATAATATCAAGAACGTCATCCGCGATGTCACTAACTGCTTGACTGTTGAACCTTGGTGATATGTCAACGTGCCTGAGTTTGAAATACAGTTACTACACTTTGCATAGTTGTTTATGGTGcagctgattttgctgaacaaatgtAAGGCCACCTCAAGAAGAAGAGTTCGAAGTTTAAAAAACAGAAACTAACAACCTAATCTCTAAGATCCATTTCATTTCAGTGAAATGACACCCTTTCATTGAAGGGCATATACGTCAACAGCCGTCAATGGGTTAACAAAAACAACTTGTACTACTAAAACAGCGAGAAATAATTGTGTCTTCACACCTGTCTTTGTGAGCGCGTCACTGAAGCAGCACGGTGCAAAACAAGTCAAGTACAAggacaaactaaaacaacaataaaaagtagATACATTTCTTATCAACACACGTTTTCCATTTGGCAAATAGGTTGTCCCCCGAGACACCACATCAGtccaccacagccatcacagtTCTCGTGCTTGGTTTGCAATGCAGAACGTTGTTTTGTCGGTGGTGACTGTAACACTGTGTGTAGGGGTGTCCAGTGTTGCGTTCCAACAGAATGACTGGGAGGAAGTGTCAGAGGTGTAGCAGAGGCCGGGGAGGGTGTGTTGGCTTGTCGGCAGTGTGGAAGACGCCAAGGTGGGAAGACTAATCAAGGTGTGGACGATTCTTGGTGACTGGGTTGATTTAGCAAGGGTGTGGAAGAGAcgttggaagggggaggggggagccaaGGTGGGAAGACTAATCAGGGTGTCGACTATTCTTGGTGTGTGGGTTGATTTAGCAGAGGTGTGGAAGAGacgttggaggggggaggggggaggaaggacggGAGGAGAATACGGATTAGGCTTCTTGAGCAATTTTATCAAGGTGTAgaagatggtgggtgggtgggtagactTGTCACGAGTGTGAAggaggctgggtgggtgggtagactCATCTGTTTATCGGAAGTGTGGAggaggctgggtgggtgggtagactCATCTGTTTATCGGAAGTGTGGAGgcggctgggtgggtgggtagactCATCTGTTTATCGGAAGTGTGGAGGAGGCTGGGCGGGCAGATTTTCCAAAGTGTGGATAATgttggatggtagggtggatatcTAGATTTATGGATGTGGAGGAGGCATGTTGGGCAGGATTATAATGGTGTGGAAGAGTTTGGGTTGATGGAGGAGCGTGAATGGCTTGTCAGGAGCGTGTAGGTGGCTGTGTAGGCAGATTTACCAGCTTAAGAAGTCGGGTAGGTGGGTAGACTTATCAAGGGTGTGGAAGAGGTCGGCTAGGGTAGCTAGACTTTGGGTGTTTAAGAAgtcgggtgggtgtgtgggtgggtagattTATCGGAGTGTGGAAGaggtcgggtgggtgggtgggctggcaGACCTATCAGAGGCATGGAGGAGGCTGACTAGGCGGGTGGCTGGGTGGAGGTATCAGAGGTGTGAGGAGTGAAAGAGACGGGTCACCACGATGGTCACTAGGGACAGAGCGATGACCAGGACACAGgacgtctgcctgtctgccccgctttcccctgccacacacacacacacacacacacacacacacacacaatccgtttcattcaaagaaaaaagagaatgtaGTTAGAATCAGTAAACAAGACCATGCAGACACAAGAAAAAACTGTACACGAAACATGAACAAATATCAACATACAAAATCTGCTCTTTATGGCGTGCAAGCACACGTTCATATTTTTCAAAGTCAGGTGCAATGTTTGATTAAGCAGAAAATGAGTACATGTATTCGAACAGTTGCTAAAAGAAGCTCGCGTTAGGTAGATGGCAAAACATGTttcccattgttttgttgttcaaaGTTATCAGTAAAGAGGTTATCAGTAAAGAGTGTTCCTATACAACAAACAGTATGGATAATGATACAATCGGGTTTTtttggagtgttttttttttttttacctaatgCAACACCATAGAGTCCGGGACATATACGATCCATGTACGAAATGATTTATAGTATTTAAGGTATACTGTTTcttatattgtattttgtatattAAAAGAGAACTTGCATACACCAGTACTATCAAAAAAGCTCGTCATTTCGATGCATTCAAAAAGAGCAATTTCGATTTCCTCAGACTTGCACCATACTTGTTTGGTTGACTTTTTGTTCGATCCTATATGGTCTTCATATCAAACAAATATGATTCCGATTCTTATTTTGAAACCGgtttacacacgtacacacacgcacgtgcacacacacacacacacgcacgcacgcacgcacacacacacacacacacacacacacacacacacggcacacacagcacacacacacacacacacacgccaagacagaacagacaacagaccaacacagaaagacagagagggtgaactGTCCAGTGAGCGGACAGAACGAACTCTTACGTGGTTTGCCTTTGATCAGTTCTGATTCCACGGCCCAGAAGATGTATTTTGTACTGGCTATCGACCCTCTGCAACACAGGGTACATACATAGTGCACACACATAGTTCACATACACAGTGCACGTACATACAGCATATACAGAATGCACAAACATATAGCACATACACAGTGCACAAACATAGTGCGCATACACAGTGCATGTACATACAGCATATACAGAATGCACATACATAATGCACATACATAGTGCACACACATAGTGCACATACATTATGCACGCACATAATGCACAtgcatagtgcacacacacatagtgcataTACATAGCACGCACACATAGTGCACATACATACTGCACATACATAGTGCACACACATAGTGCACATACATACTGCACAGTCATAGTGCACACCCATAATGCAAATACATACTGCACATGCATAATGTACATACATGGTGCACACACATAGTGCATAAATATATAATGCACATACATATTGCACATATATAATGCACATACAGAATGCACAATCATAATGCACACACATAGTGCATATTCATAATGCACATACATAGTGCATATACACAGTGCGCTTACATATTGCATAAATACATGgtgcatatgcacatacataatgCACATACATGGTGTACATACATAGTGCACATACATAGCGCACATACATAATGGACATAATACTGCACATAGTTCAATACATAGTGCACACACATAGCGCACACACATAGTGCACATACATACTGCACAGTCATAGTGCACACTCATAATGCAAATACATACTGCACATGCATAATGTACATACATGGTGCACACACATAGTGCATAAATACATAATGCACATACATATTGCACATATATAATGCACATACAGAATGCACAATCATAATGCACACATATAGTGCATATTCATAATGCACATACATAGTGCATATACACAGTGCACTTACATATTGCATAAATATGTGgtgcatatgcacatacataatgCACATACATGGTGTACATACATAGTGTACATACATAGTGCACAAACATAGTGTGCATTCAAAATGCACATACAAAGCGCACATACATAATGCACATAATACTGCACATACATAGAGCACATACATAGTGCACACACATAgtgcacacacataatgtatataCATAGTGCACATACACAGTGCAAACATACTGAAAACGTAGCcgctgctaagtttgcttaatTAAGCAACCCAACCACCAGCCCCTAggatgggttgcatgagcgaacttaagcagcgctaagtttgcttgtcgttaagaatgttcctaactccacggttaaCTCCATATACTTCATACACATTCCTAGCTCTGAGCACACTCAGCGCTACAAAGATCGCTTCATGCATCCCAAACCCCAGCCCCTGGACTGAAGGATTTTTGAGATGAGTGGAAAGGCACGTGACTCACGTGATGAAGACGTCCCCTACGTCAGCCTTGGGCGGGTGCCACAGGACCTGCATGGTCGTGCGCTCAAAGGCCGCGGCGTGGCTCAGAGTGTCGTTGTCGCCGTAGCAGCTGAGGAACTTGGCCACCGCGGGAGCGTAGCTGAAGTGGCCCACGGGCTGGTTGTCTCGGGTTCGACCCTGAAGCATGAAGGCGAGGTACGGGTCTCTGCtcgtcacagacactgtacagaaacaaagaaagttaacaaacaaacaaacgcacaaacaatAACGCAATGCATACACGCGTGCATCGCACGCACGCGCTTACACAAGCACCctcacacatacgtatacacgcgCACGTTCACAtgttacacgcacacatacagatactCATACACGTACGCGTTCGGATactcacgcaccacacacacacacacacacacacacacacacacacacacacatatatatatatatatatatatatatatatatacacgcacgcacgcacgcacgcacacacaaacatacacacacgcgtgcgggggtcggggttggggggtgacgGTTCCATATGATTTCTTTAACAATCCTTTGTGATATGGAGTTACCCAAATACAAAAGTTTTAGTTTTGAATACAATGTTGGATTAAAGATTCTGAtaccacagtttaaaaaaaaatcaaaagcattTAGAGAACCAAAATGAAAGATAAAAGCGAAGACAATAACAGATAACAACAAAACCATTCAATTGAACACATTTCCAACACTGAACTGCTTCAGAGTCTGTGTTACATATTTTATTTTACCCCCTTAGTGTTCCGATAATGGTATGGAAAGGAGtgaccgactctctctctctctctcacacacacacacacacacacacacacacacacacacacacacacacacacacacacacacacacacacacacacaaacacacacacacacacacacacacacacacacacacacacacacacaaacgcacgtacgcacacacacatacacataatcggCACAACGATAAGTTCGCCTATTAAGATATGTTTGTGTACAGATTCCAATGCTCAGATCCCCAACGGAACAGAGTGGTTTTATCACTATTTACTTCATTAAAATACATGAAAGAGCAACTGAGGTTTTTTCGAGCACATTGTGGAATAAGAAGTGGAATAACCAATTCAGTAACTGGCGAATCAGGAACAGGCAAATAAGGATGACAGCTAAGATAATGTAAAAGACgtagaagcaaacaaacaatataccAACCCACCACACTCCCTCTTGATGACTTGCTCTTTCTCCCGACTCATCGATTTTCACGAAGGACGGATCGAAGCCATGACTCATACAACAAAAtaccaacacaccacactccctCCAATGACTTGCACTTTCTCCCGACTCATCGATTTTTCACGAGCGACGGATCGAAGTCATGACTCATTTCCCCGatgaccctcccaccccaccctctactcccaaccccccaaaaaccttcCATGTCCCCCCTGAAGGAAACGAGCGGGTGGGGGACTCGTCGTTTTCCACAAGTTGCATGAACTGTCACGAAAGTCAAGATGGAATGAGCTCAGAAGGATCCGATGGCTTATCCAATCAGACACAAGCATTTTGCCCGGGGCTACGGTAGCATGGAACATGGGAAACGGGATTTGGGATTGGCTATAATTATGAACTGCTCATCAcggtgttatgatgatga
The sequence above is a segment of the Babylonia areolata isolate BAREFJ2019XMU chromosome 19, ASM4173473v1, whole genome shotgun sequence genome. Coding sequences within it:
- the LOC143294173 gene encoding putative defense protein 3; amino-acid sequence: MQPVQRAVQALVVLLVAAVASCFPSGAPLSACGHLMPIHEEAEAQETAPPFFILLSHTNYTSGEPIAGKSQTTTPFVILLFKTCFMFGRSITVSVTSRDPYLAFMLQGRTRDNQPVGHFSYAPAVAKFLSCYGDNDTLSHAAAFERTTMQVLWHPPKADVGDVFITGSIASTKYIFWAVESELIKGKPRESGADRQTSCVLVIALSLVTIVVTRLFHSSHL